The genomic segment GTCCTGGCCCATGGTGATGCCCATCGCCTCCTTGTAGCCGTCCTTGCGCTCCTGGCCCAGGCCGATGTTGGACATCAGGCAGTTGCACAGGCACTTGCGCCCGACGGTGTCCTCGAGCTGGCCGCCCTTCTTGAGGTAGGCGTCGACGGGCTCGCTGGCGCAGCGGTAGCCGATGGTGCCGTTCTCGCGCTGGTAGGGCACCCGCAGGTAGCTCAGGTCGCACAGTCGCGGACGGGCCTCGTAGACCTCCTCGTCGCTCAGCGTGCCCTCGACGCGGGCGATCTTGAACGGGAAGCCGGTGGGGGAGGCGCGGGGATCGTTGCGCACGTCCAGCTCATCGCGGGAGAGCTCGTCGAGCATCTGCTGGCGGATCGGGTCGGTGAAGCCCGACTCCTTGGCCAGCGCGAAGATGGTGCCGCACTGCACGCCCTCGGCGCCCGCATCCTTGGCCCGCTGCACCAGCTCCGGTTCGGAGTAGGCGCCGGCCAGCCAGAAGGGGGAGCCGACGGCGGCCATCTTCTCCAGGTCGGCCAGGTCGCGATCGGAGTAGATCGGATCGCCGGCCTCGTCGAGCTGCATCTTGCCGCGCGGCGGGGCGGAGTGGCCGCCGGCCACCGGCCCCTCGACGACGAAGCCGAAGGGCTTGATCTTCTCGTCGCGGTTCAGGAAGTTGGCCAGCGAGTGCACCGAGATGATCGCCAGGAAGCGCGGGGTCTGCACGGGCTCCATCGGGGCGTCCAGGATGACGGCCGGGTCGACGCTCGACCAGACCGCTTCGCCGCCGTCGACATTCACGTGCACCCCACCGGGGCGTCCGGCCGACAGGTCGCGCAGCAACTGGGGGATCTCGCGGGGGATGCCCGCACCCATCAGCACGTAGTCGGCGCCCGCGAGCACCGCGCCCAGTGCGGCGGTGGGGGTGGCCATCTGCACCTTCTCGAGGAAGTTGATGCCCACCAGGCCGTCGTGGCCCTCCTTCGCGAGCCAGGTCTCGGCGAAGTTCGCGGCCACGCACACCTCGGCGGTGGAGGTCTTGGGCGCGATGGTCAGGGTCTCGTGCGGCCGGTAGGGGGCGCCATTGCGACCCTCGGGCAGGAAGTACTTGGCGATGATCCGCTCGGCGACGGCCTGGTTGGGGAAGTGCGCGAGGGCACGACGGTAGTGACCGCCGGGGTCGC from the Luteococcus japonicus genome contains:
- a CDS encoding nitronate monooxygenase, which translates into the protein MTERPLPTVIQGGMGIAVSSWQLAREVSLAGELGVVSGTGLDAVLTRTLQNGDPGGHYRRALAHFPNQAVAERIIAKYFLPEGRNGAPYRPHETLTIAPKTSTAEVCVAANFAETWLAKEGHDGLVGINFLEKVQMATPTAALGAVLAGADYVLMGAGIPREIPQLLRDLSAGRPGGVHVNVDGGEAVWSSVDPAVILDAPMEPVQTPRFLAIISVHSLANFLNRDEKIKPFGFVVEGPVAGGHSAPPRGKMQLDEAGDPIYSDRDLADLEKMAAVGSPFWLAGAYSEPELVQRAKDAGAEGVQCGTIFALAKESGFTDPIRQQMLDELSRDELDVRNDPRASPTGFPFKIARVEGTLSDEEVYEARPRLCDLSYLRVPYQRENGTIGYRCASEPVDAYLKKGGQLEDTVGRKCLCNCLMSNIGLGQERKDGYKEAMGITMGQDLTGAKRLLEKHPEGWGGKDAVDFLLGR